A window of Flavobacterium flavigenum contains these coding sequences:
- a CDS encoding phosphoribosyltransferase family protein: MYYRNVKDLNNIILKRLSIIPRDLDLIVGVPRSGMLPANLLALYLNKPYTDIHSFLNGHIYKAGARSQFFDISEFKNILVVDDSIASGAAMVEVKESLKHLDDKFNIKYCAVYVIPGKEKMVDYFFEIVPLPRYFQWNILNHTTLEKACFDIDGVLCADPLPEQNDDGEKYTDFILNAPPLFIPGSKIGTIVTSRLEKYRKETETWLAANNIKYNELVMLDLPNMEARQRANNHGGHKAKAYLSKPYVLFIESEYHQAVEINRLTKKPVLCTENFEMIFESESFMYNLKSGKHLPFLRKYALKLRDKLRKFK, encoded by the coding sequence ATGTATTACAGAAATGTAAAAGATTTGAATAATATTATACTTAAAAGGTTAAGTATAATACCGCGTGATTTAGATTTGATAGTTGGTGTTCCTAGGAGTGGTATGCTTCCTGCAAATTTATTAGCATTATATCTCAACAAGCCTTATACCGATATTCATTCATTTTTGAATGGACATATTTATAAAGCTGGTGCCAGAAGCCAGTTTTTTGATATCTCAGAATTTAAAAATATCCTTGTGGTTGACGACAGTATTGCTTCGGGAGCTGCGATGGTCGAGGTTAAAGAAAGTTTAAAACATCTTGATGATAAATTCAATATAAAATATTGTGCAGTTTATGTAATTCCAGGTAAAGAAAAAATGGTGGATTATTTTTTTGAAATTGTACCCTTGCCAAGGTATTTTCAATGGAATATTCTCAATCATACCACTTTAGAAAAAGCGTGTTTTGACATTGATGGTGTTTTATGTGCAGACCCTTTGCCTGAGCAAAATGATGACGGAGAAAAATATACCGATTTTATTTTAAATGCTCCGCCATTGTTCATTCCAGGGAGCAAAATTGGAACAATTGTAACATCTCGTTTAGAAAAATACCGCAAAGAAACAGAAACTTGGTTAGCGGCTAACAATATCAAATATAATGAACTGGTTATGCTCGATTTACCCAATATGGAGGCAAGACAGCGCGCTAATAATCATGGCGGTCATAAGGCTAAAGCTTACCTGTCAAAACCTTATGTGCTGTTTATAGAAAGTGAATACCATCAGGCAGTAGAGATAAACAGATTAACAAAAAAACCGGTTTTATGTACAGAGAATTTCGAAATGATATTTGAATCGGAATCTTTTATGTATAACCTTAAAAGTGGCAAGCATCTGCCTTTCCTTAGAAAATACGCTTTAAAACTTAGGGATAAACTGAGAAAGTTTAAATAA